In the Flavobacterium pallidum genome, one interval contains:
- the thiL gene encoding thiamine-phosphate kinase, whose protein sequence is MIEDKNPQRTPLSQLGEFGLVAHLTKNFNISRPSTLKGIGDDAAVLDFKDKKAVVSTDLLVEGVHFDLAYMPLKHLGYKAVVANVSDICAMNALATQITVSVAVSNRFPLEALEELFAGITLAANEYKVDVIGGDTTSSQKGLIISITAIGEADENEIVYRNGAKEMDLLVVTGDIGAAYMGLQVLEREKQVFQVNPNSQPDLDAYAYLIERQLKPEARKDVLTLLHALEIKPTAMIDISDGLSSEIIHICKQSNVGCNLYEDKLPLDPQLIATCEEFNIDSTTVAINGGEDYELLFTIRMDDFDKIKGNPNFSIIGHMVKETEGIHLITRADTKIPLRARGWDALEE, encoded by the coding sequence ATGATTGAAGATAAAAACCCGCAACGTACACCGCTATCACAATTGGGCGAGTTTGGCCTCGTAGCACACCTGACGAAAAATTTTAATATCAGCCGTCCATCGACGCTTAAGGGCATTGGTGATGATGCTGCGGTTTTGGATTTTAAGGATAAGAAGGCCGTCGTTTCGACCGATTTGCTGGTTGAGGGCGTGCATTTTGACCTGGCCTATATGCCGCTGAAACATTTGGGGTATAAGGCTGTGGTGGCCAATGTATCCGATATTTGCGCAATGAACGCTTTGGCAACGCAGATTACCGTTTCTGTTGCCGTGTCGAACCGTTTTCCGCTAGAGGCTTTGGAGGAATTGTTTGCCGGGATTACACTGGCCGCGAATGAATATAAGGTAGATGTGATCGGCGGCGATACCACCTCGTCACAAAAAGGGCTGATCATCAGCATTACCGCGATAGGGGAAGCCGATGAAAATGAGATTGTGTACCGCAATGGAGCAAAAGAAATGGATTTACTGGTGGTGACCGGCGATATCGGCGCGGCCTATATGGGGCTGCAGGTTTTGGAACGCGAAAAGCAGGTGTTCCAGGTGAACCCGAATTCGCAGCCGGATCTCGATGCCTATGCTTATTTGATTGAGCGCCAACTGAAGCCCGAAGCGCGTAAGGATGTGCTTACTTTGTTGCATGCTTTGGAAATAAAACCGACGGCGATGATTGATATTTCTGATGGACTTTCCTCAGAAATCATCCACATCTGTAAGCAGTCCAACGTAGGTTGTAATTTATACGAAGACAAACTCCCGCTGGACCCGCAACTGATTGCCACCTGCGAGGAATTCAATATCGATTCCACTACGGTGGCCATCAATGGCGGAGAAGATTATGAATTGTTGTTTACGATCAGGATGGACGATTTTGACAAGATCAAGGGCAACCCGAACTTCTCGATTATCGGCCATATGGTCAAAGAAACCGAAGGCATCCACCTGATCACGCGTGCCGATACAAAAATCCCCCTGCGCGCAAGGGGATGGGATGCTTTGGAGGAGTAA
- a CDS encoding ATP-binding protein translates to MINKRLLIKNLLAHNDESSFYDKKRQLNLHSREGKAKFLKHICALSNSNPTNNSYIVVGVEDHDNDIVGDDFFDDSRIQNLVNAFLEHPPKIQYENVPFPNLPKDRVVGLVTIRPNNKTSYFKKGIHTIPANSIFIRRGSNSVPVDGIAEKSYQNAETVIGIENNSRNSIGYTLDGVIDFMNFRHPDMAPKYKVFKELFVICWAGIPKRVRDKTYLSRVDIELINEQVKLFYSAQDEVDITFDDNTFTITEFVPLGLNDKTSYYPLEKLTIHFYDNGYYRIDREMLFQPPEFNRKMLYHIYNANLSLIQQLEKGFPLTARDRRDLENLPSTFMICYLNGFEDAKQKLIDAKMVLKPFPKVYLSFKEALRILRKMKYDKGLSD, encoded by the coding sequence ATGATAAACAAGCGCCTTTTAATCAAAAACCTGCTCGCACATAACGACGAGAGCAGTTTTTATGATAAAAAAAGGCAGTTGAACCTGCATTCGCGGGAAGGCAAGGCGAAATTCCTGAAGCACATCTGTGCGCTGTCCAACTCGAACCCGACGAACAATTCCTATATCGTTGTTGGGGTAGAGGATCATGACAATGACATTGTGGGTGATGATTTCTTTGATGACAGCCGCATCCAGAACTTAGTAAATGCCTTTCTCGAGCATCCGCCGAAGATCCAGTATGAAAACGTACCGTTTCCGAATCTGCCAAAGGACCGCGTGGTGGGTTTGGTAACGATCCGCCCGAACAATAAGACATCTTATTTTAAAAAAGGCATCCACACGATTCCGGCTAACAGTATTTTTATACGCCGCGGCAGCAACTCGGTGCCGGTGGATGGTATTGCGGAAAAAAGCTACCAGAATGCGGAAACCGTGATTGGGATCGAGAACAATTCGCGCAACAGTATTGGATATACGTTGGATGGCGTAATTGACTTCATGAATTTCCGGCATCCGGATATGGCGCCGAAATACAAGGTGTTTAAGGAGCTTTTCGTCATTTGCTGGGCAGGTATCCCGAAACGCGTGCGCGATAAAACGTATCTTTCCCGTGTCGATATTGAATTGATCAATGAGCAGGTAAAACTATTTTATTCGGCTCAGGATGAGGTCGATATTACCTTTGATGACAATACTTTTACGATTACCGAATTCGTCCCGTTAGGCCTGAATGACAAGACGAGTTATTACCCACTTGAGAAACTCACCATCCATTTTTACGACAACGGCTATTACCGGATTGACAGGGAAATGCTGTTCCAGCCGCCGGAATTCAACCGCAAAATGCTGTACCATATCTACAATGCAAACCTGTCCCTGATACAGCAACTGGAAAAAGGATTTCCGCTAACGGCGCGTGACCGGCGGGATCTTGAAAACCTGCCGTCGACGTTTATGATCTGCTACCTGAATGGTTTCGAGGACGCAAAACAGAAATTGATTGATGCGAAAATGGTGCTGAAACCTTTCCCTAAAGTGTATCTGTCGTTTAAGGAAGCGTTACGGATTTTGCGGAAGATGAAGTATGATAAAGGGTTGAGTGATTGA
- a CDS encoding SDR family NAD(P)-dependent oxidoreductase, which translates to MKTALITGATSGIGRATARIFAENGIRLVLCGRREERLAQLQAELSGKTDLHILNFDVSDREAVLQQIGTLPEDFSKIDILINNAGNAHGLGPIQTGSLDDWDAMIDSNVKGLLYVSKAVIPGMTERNSGHIINIGSIAGKEVYPNGNVYCATKYAVDALNKAMRIDLVQHGIRVGAIHPGMVETEFSEVRFKGDTERAAQVYQAFTPLRPEDIADIILFVVTRPYYVNIGEVVVTPTAQATATISHKK; encoded by the coding sequence ATGAAAACAGCATTGATAACAGGGGCGACAAGCGGGATAGGAAGGGCTACCGCCAGGATATTTGCAGAAAACGGCATCAGGTTGGTACTTTGTGGCCGCAGGGAGGAAAGGCTTGCACAACTGCAGGCGGAACTTTCAGGTAAAACGGACCTGCATATTTTAAATTTTGATGTCAGCGACAGAGAAGCAGTGTTGCAACAGATCGGGACATTGCCTGAAGATTTTTCCAAAATCGACATCCTTATCAATAACGCCGGAAATGCCCATGGCCTTGGGCCGATACAAACCGGCAGCCTCGACGACTGGGATGCGATGATCGACAGTAACGTAAAAGGATTGCTGTATGTTTCCAAAGCCGTGATTCCCGGCATGACTGAAAGGAACAGCGGGCACATCATCAATATCGGATCGATTGCCGGTAAGGAAGTGTACCCGAACGGGAATGTGTATTGCGCTACGAAATATGCAGTGGATGCTTTGAACAAAGCCATGCGGATTGATCTTGTGCAGCACGGCATCCGGGTGGGTGCCATCCATCCGGGAATGGTCGAGACGGAATTCAGCGAAGTGCGCTTTAAAGGCGATACAGAAAGGGCGGCGCAGGTGTACCAGGCTTTTACGCCATTAAGGCCGGAAGATATAGCGGATATTATTTTGTTTGTCGTGACGCGGCCGTACTATGTGAACATTGGTGAGGTAGTGGTGACACCTACGGCACAGGCGACGGCGACAATCAGCCACAAAAAGTGA
- a CDS encoding aldo/keto reductase, with translation MSKTTLSPIVAGTMNWGIWDKNLTAPEMAHIILLCLENGISTFDHADIYGSYTTEATFGDGFLQSKIAREKIQLISKCGIQHISPNRDNKIKHYNYDKDYIIWSAENSLRNLKTDYLDVLLLHRPSPLMQPDEIAEAVEKLKSDGKIIDFGLSNFTASQTELIRQKTEVNYNQIQFSATHFEPMLDGSLDYMQLHHIKPMSWNPLGNVFREDNEQTRRLKKLLAKLVDKYHYGADTLLLAWIMQHPAGVVPVAGTVNVARIQALMKAVELKLDREDWFAIWAESMGTDVP, from the coding sequence TTGAGCAAGACCACTTTATCGCCCATTGTCGCAGGAACCATGAATTGGGGAATCTGGGACAAAAACCTTACTGCGCCTGAGATGGCGCATATCATTCTTTTATGCCTTGAGAACGGCATCAGCACTTTTGACCATGCCGATATATACGGTTCCTATACCACCGAAGCCACGTTTGGAGATGGATTTTTGCAGTCAAAAATCGCAAGGGAAAAAATCCAGCTGATTTCAAAATGTGGAATCCAGCACATCTCCCCAAACCGCGACAATAAAATCAAGCATTACAATTACGACAAGGATTACATTATATGGTCTGCGGAGAATTCCCTGAGAAATCTCAAAACGGATTATCTCGACGTATTGCTGCTGCACCGTCCAAGCCCGTTGATGCAGCCTGATGAAATTGCAGAAGCGGTTGAAAAACTAAAATCGGACGGGAAGATTATCGATTTTGGGCTGTCAAATTTTACGGCTTCACAAACCGAACTGATCCGGCAGAAAACGGAAGTGAATTACAACCAGATACAATTCTCGGCGACACATTTCGAGCCTATGCTCGACGGCAGCCTTGATTACATGCAGCTGCACCACATTAAGCCGATGTCATGGAACCCGTTGGGAAATGTTTTCAGGGAGGACAACGAGCAGACACGCCGACTGAAAAAACTGCTTGCCAAATTAGTCGACAAGTACCATTATGGTGCTGATACGCTGCTTTTGGCCTGGATCATGCAACATCCGGCCGGGGTAGTCCCGGTTGCCGGAACCGTGAATGTGGCGCGTATCCAGGCGCTGATGAAGGCAGTGGAGCTGAAGCTTGACCGCGAGGACTGGTTTGCTATTTGGGCGGAAAGCATGGGTACGGACGTACCGTAA